The DNA region ACCTGCTGTCGCGTCTCGGCTCGCCGCCGGAGCCGCCGCCCTCGCAGACCTAGCCGATCACTCGGCGGCTGACTGTAGGACTCCCAACACTTGATCGATGTCGGCCACCGTGTGGTCGGCGCACACCTGGAAGCGAATCTCCTCTTCGCCGCGCGGAACCACCGGATAGGCCAGGCCGGTGGCGAGCACGCCGTGGTCATAGAGGTGGCGCACTAGCTCGCC from Acidobacteriota bacterium includes:
- a CDS encoding pyridoxal phosphate-dependent aminotransferase family protein, with the translated sequence GELVRHLYDHGVLATGLAYPVVPRGEEEIRFQVCADHTVADIDQVLGVLQSAAE